Proteins encoded by one window of Lathyrus oleraceus cultivar Zhongwan6 chromosome 1, CAAS_Psat_ZW6_1.0, whole genome shotgun sequence:
- the LOC127095740 gene encoding uncharacterized protein LOC127095740, which produces MTSKAFKLKSLSEQFRNDFIRDAEARLHESLAREAEEQARKEAEEKSREEEIQRLKEAEAKALADAATAEAEAKDAAEAEAKAAAEAEARRVEESASRLMPTLEEYSHLIGVPISSQDPFFGLEEDPKDQDIPKATHLKMSEIRDHITTKGKMLGLTAKFIMNKAQYFARMRSVDAFEARFALLIYGLFLFHNFDDFVAMDVIKVFLIGNPVPTLLADAYHFVHMRNSYSGGMITCCVPMLYKCFISHLPRSHAFWDIKDGLLWS; this is translated from the exons ATGACCTCTAAAGCCTTCAAACTGAAGAGCCTCTCTGAGCAAttcagaaacgacttcatcagagatgctgaaGCAAGACTACATGAGagcttagccagagaagctgaggagcaAGCCAGAAAGGAAGCAGAAGAAAAATCTAGGGAAGAGGAAATTCAAAGActtaaggaagctgaagccaaagctctagctgacgctgCTACTGCTGAGGCTGAAGCAAAAGatgctgctgaagctgaagctaaagccgctgctgaagctgaagctcgtCGTGTTGAAGAATCTGCAAGCAGG CTTATGCCAACACTTGAAGAATACTCTCATTTGATTGGTGTTCCTATTTCTAGTCAAGATCCATTTTTTGGTTTGGAGGAAGATCCCAAAGATCAAGACATTCCAAAGGCTACTCACTTGaaaatgtcagagatcagggATCACATAACCACAAAAGGAAAAATGCTTGGTTTGACAGCTAAGTTTATAATGAACAAAGCTCAGTATTTTGCTAGAATGAGGAGTGTGGATGCGTTTGAGGCTAGATTTGCTCTACTTATCTATGGATTGTTCCTCTTTCATAATTTTGATGACTTTGTTGCCATGGATGTCATCAAGGTCTTCTTAAtaggaaatccagttcctaccTTGCTTGCCGATGCCTATCATTTTGTTCATATGAGGAATTCTTATAGCGGAGGAATGATTACGTGTTGCGTGCCTATGTTGTACAAGTGttttatttctcacttgcctaGGTCTCATGCTTTTTGGGATATTAAGGATGGTCTTTTGTGGTCATAG